A portion of the Glycine max cultivar Williams 82 chromosome 10, Glycine_max_v4.0, whole genome shotgun sequence genome contains these proteins:
- the LOC100500271 gene encoding uncharacterized protein LOC100500271 translates to MMDETEELEPLFDYSRVQPLNPIDLDDDLDDYEDVICVDSKKRKISQAVGNEKTNGKRVTVVDIEDDDWLPPPPKIASNAQKTIDEDSTLKKLRLKKQELASFAESAKELLKDVEESSKLEIDNSLQSSVVGVDEKSTEHSERAKIVVSVQDKDGTKQIRMFMDDKFERIVKTYAEKIKCNLKQIVLSFDGDKISSSETPASLGMEDDDIIEVHVKSS, encoded by the exons ATGATG GACGAAACCGAAGAATTAGAACCGTTGTTTGATTACAGCCGGGTTCAGCCTCTGAACCCCATCGACCTCGATG ATGATCTTGATGATTACGAGGATGTGATTTGCGTTGATAGTAAAAAGAGGAAGATTTCCCAGGCT GTTGGGAATGAGAAGACTAATGGGAAAAGAGTAACAGTGGTGGACATTGAGGATGATGATTGGTTACCTCCTCCACCAAAGATCGCAAGTAATGCACAGAAGACGATTGACGAGGATTCAACTTTGAAAAAATTGAG ATTAAAGAAGCAGGAACTTGCATCGTTTGCCGAATCAGCAAAAGAATTGTTAAAAGATGTCGAAGAGTCTTCAAAATTGGAAATTGATAATTCATTGCAGTCTTCCGTGGTTGGTGTAGATGAGAAAAGTACAGAGCATTCTGAAAGAGCAAAGATTGTTGTTTCCGTTCAGGACAAGGATGGAACAAAGCAGATTCGTATGTTCATG GATGACAAGTTTGAAAGGATTGTCAAAACATATGCAGAGAAAATCAAGTGTAACCTGAAACAGATAGTATTGTCCTTTGATGGTGATAAAATAAGTTCGTCTGAAACCCCTGCTAGCCTTGGGATGGAAGACGATGATATTATTGAAGTTCATGTCAAATCAAGTTGA
- the LOC100805385 gene encoding amino-acid permease BAT1 homolog, giving the protein MGSDKILPSHVVANGHAPLDSGHARLKELGYKQELKRDLSVISNFAFSFSIISVLTGVTTLYNTGLNYGGPVSLVYGWFLASAFTMIVALSMAEICSSYPTSGGLYYWSAKLAGPRWAPFASWITGWFNIVGQWAVTTSVDYSLAQLIQVIILLSTGGKNGGGYEASKYVVIAFHGGILFLHGVINSLPISLLSFLGQLAAIWNVLGVFVLMIVIPSVATERASAKFVFTHFNAENGEGINSKPYIFLLGLLMSQYTLTGFDASAHMTEETKDADRNGPKGIISAVGISIVVGWGYILGITFAVTDILYLLSEDNDAGGYAIAQVFYQAFKKRYGHGTGGIICLVIVAVAIFFCGMSSVTSNSRMAYAFSRDGAMPLSSLWHKVNKQEVPIYAVWLSVFISFCMALTSLGSIVAFEAMVSIATIGLYIAYAFPIFLRVTLARKHFVSGPFNLGRYGVVVGWVAVLWVLTISVLFSLPVSYPITIKTLNYTPVAVGCLLILVVSYWLISGRRWFKGPITNI; this is encoded by the exons ATGGGCTCTGACAAAATACTCCCTTCTCATGTGGTCGCAAATGGCCACGCCCCACTTGATTCCGGCCACGCCCGTCTCAAAGAACTCGGTTACAAACAAGAACTCAAGCGTGATCTTTC GGTTATTTCGAATTTTGCGTTTTCGTTTTCTATTATATCGGTGTTGACTGGAGTGACCACTCTTTACAACACTGGGTTGAATTATGGCGGCCCTGTTTCGCTGGTGTATGGGTGGTTTTTAGCTTCTGCTTTCACCATGATCGTTGCACTCTCAATGGCTGAGATTTGTTCGTCTTATCCAACTTCTGGTGGGCTTTATTATTGGAGTGCCAAGCTTGCTGGGCCCAGATGGGCACCCTTTGCTTCCTGGATTACTGGCTG GTTCAATATTGTTGGCCAG TGGGCAGTGACAACAAGTGTAGATTATTCACTTGCACAACTTATTCAGGTTATTATTCTCCTTAGTACTGGTGGCAAAAATGGTGGTGGATATGAGGCCTCTAAATATGTAGTTATTGCTTTTCATGGGGGAATTCTGTTCCTACACGGTGTAATAAATAGTCTTCCTATCTCATTGTTATCATTCTTAGGACAGCTGGCAGCTATTTGGAATGTTTTAG GCGTTTTTGTGCTTATGATTGTCATTCCATCTGTTGCAACGGAAAGGGCTAGTGCCAAGTTTGTTTTCACTCACTTCAATGCAGAAAATGGGGAAGGAATCAACAGCAAACCCTACATATTCCTCTTGGGACTTCTAATGAGTCAGTATACCCTAACTGGATTTGATGCATCAGCTCACATG ACAGAGGAAACCAAGGATGCTGATAGGAATGGTCCAAAAGGAATTATCAGCGCTGTCGGGATATCCATTGTTGTTGGATGGGGTTACATACTAGGCATTACCTTTGCAGTCACTGACATCCTTTACCTTTTGAGTGAAGATAATGATGCTGGTGGGTATGCTATTGCTCAAGTATTTTATCAAGCATTCAAGAAAAGATATGGCCATGGAACTGGAGGCATTATTTGCTTAGTAATTGTTGCTGTTGCCATATTTTTCTGTGGTATGAGTTCAGTAACCAGCAATTCAAG GATGGCTTATGCATTCTCTAGAGATGGGGCCATGCCATTGTCATCATTGTGGCACAAAGTTAACAAGCAGGAGGTCCCTATATATGCAGTTTGGCTTTCTGttttcatatcattttgcatggcACTGACA TCTCTTGGAAGCATAGTAGCATTTGAGGCCATGGTGTCCATAGCAACAATTGGCCTCTATATTGCTTATGCCTTCCCTATATTCTTAAGGGTGACCTTGGCACGGAAACACTTTGTCAGTGGGCCTTTCAACTTGGGCCGTTATGGTGTCGTTGTGGGTTGGGTTGCTGTTCTTTGGGTGCTGACCATTTCTGTACTCTTCTCCTTGCCTGTTTCCTACCCAATAACCATTAAGACACTTAACTACACCCCTGTTGCCGTTGGATGTTTGCTTATTCTTGTAGTTTCTTACTGGTTAATCAGTGGTCGCCGTTGGTTTAAAGGCCCTATAACCAATATATAA
- the LOC100805924 gene encoding lipid phosphate phosphatase 2-like isoform X1, with the protein MPEIQLGMHTIRSHGTRVARIHMHDWLILLLLVIIDAVLNIIQPFHRFVGEGMMTDLRYPLKANTIPFWAVPIIAILLPLAVFLVYYFIRKDVYDLHHAILGLLFSVLITAVMTDAIKDAVGRPRPDFFWRCFPDGKGVFDPVTSNVLCTGDKGVIKEGHKSFPSGHTSWSFAGLVYLAWYLSGKLRAFDRRGHVAKLCLVFLPFLVAAMIAVSRVDDYWHHWQDVFAGALIGMVIASFCYLQFFPPPYDIDGWGPHAYFQMLAESRNGAQPSTVNNEIHHVQSAELQAVSLYIPPQHDADTRGNSWDSSPMLGASQNVRAH; encoded by the exons ATGCCAGAAATTCAGTTGGGTATGCATACTATCAGATCACATGGAACTAGAGTGGCAAGGATACATATGCATGACTGGTTGATTCTTTTGCTTCTGGTGATCATCGATGCTGTCTTGAATATAATACAGCCATTTCACCGTTTTGTTGGAGAGGGGATGATGACAGACCTTAGATACCCATTGAAAGCTAATACAATTCCCTTTTGGGCTGTTCCG ATAATAGCAATATTGTTACCACTGGCTGTTTTTCTCGTTTACTATTTCATTCGTAAGGATGTCTATGACCTCCACCATGCTATACTGG GCCTTCTATTTTCCGTACTCATTACTGCGGTGATGACTGATGCTATCAAGGATGCTGTTGGACGGCCAAGGCCAGACTTCTTCTGGCGTTGTTTCCCTGATGGAAAAGGG GTGTTTGATCCAGTAACAAGTAATGTTCTGTGTACTGGAGATAAGGGTGTTATTAAGGAAGGGCACAAAAGTTTCCCCAGTGGACATACCTCTT GGTCATTTGCTGGTCTTGTTTATCTTGCTTGGTATCTATCTGGAAAACTCAGGGCATTTGACCGCAGGGGGCATGTTGCAAAGCTCTGTCTTGTTTTCTTACCATTCCTCGTGGCAGCTATGATTGCTGTCTCTCGTGTTGATGATTATTGGCATCATTGGCAAGATGTGTTTGCTGGAGCTCTAATAG gGATGGTAATTGCTTCCTTTTGTTACTTACAATTCTTTCCACCTCCTTATGACATAGACG GTTGGGGACCACATGCATATTTCCAGATGTTAGCTGAATCTCGTAATGGGGCTCAGCCCTCTACTGTCAATAATGAGATTCATCATGTGCAATCGGCTGAGCTTCAGGCTGTATCTTTGTATATCCCACCTCAACATGATGCAGATACACGAGGCAATAGCTGGGATTCAAGCCCCATGTTAGGTGCATCCCAAAACGTAAGAGCACACTGA